The following proteins come from a genomic window of Microbacterium lemovicicum:
- the pta gene encoding phosphate acetyltransferase, which yields MAQSIYITSAEGHSGKSTVALGVLDALSLATPRVGVFRTIARSTAEADYVLEMLLSHDGVDLDYDECIGVTYDDVRADPEAALAEIVARYKAVEAQCDAVVILGSDYTDVGSPAELTYNARIAANLGAPVLLVLGGRSQQGQQEQLGSSLARTPGEMGQIADLALTELTHGRAELFAVVANRADPDTLAETVSAIDASVRASVGHAVPVWTLPEDLFLVAPSMRGILRSVDGRQIKGDPELLTREALGVVVAGMSMVNVLPRLTEGAVVVIPADRTEVLLATLLANSSGTFPSISGIVLNGPFPLPESIDRLIDGLGSTVPIIQTDLGTYETAVRIMSTRGRLAADSQRRYDTALSLFEQHVDTDELRRALGLARATVVTPLMFEYGLIERSRASRRRIVLPEGDDDRILRAAATVLARGIADLTILGEEIEVRARAIELGIDIRGAQVLSPFDAVHVQKFAEEYARLRAHKGVTIAQAADTITDVSYFGTMMVHLGLADGMVSGAAHTTAHTIRPAFEVIKTKPGVSVVSSVFLMALADRVLVYGDCAVIPDPTSEQLADIAVSSAATATQFGIDPRVAMLSYSTGESGSGADVEKVRAATLLVRERAPELPVEGPIQYDAAADAAVAAAKMPESDVAGRATVFIFPDLNTGNNTYKAVQRSAGAVAIGPVLQGLNKPINDLSRGALVDDIVNTIAITAIQAQGE from the coding sequence GTGGCGCAGAGCATCTACATCACGTCCGCCGAAGGGCATTCCGGCAAGTCGACGGTCGCTCTCGGGGTGCTCGACGCGCTGAGCCTCGCCACCCCTCGTGTGGGGGTCTTCCGCACCATCGCGCGTTCGACGGCCGAGGCCGACTACGTCCTGGAGATGCTGCTGTCGCACGACGGCGTCGACCTCGACTACGACGAGTGCATCGGCGTCACCTACGACGACGTGCGCGCCGACCCGGAGGCCGCTCTGGCCGAGATCGTGGCGCGCTACAAGGCGGTCGAGGCGCAGTGCGACGCGGTGGTGATCCTGGGCAGCGACTACACCGACGTCGGCAGCCCGGCGGAGCTCACCTACAACGCCCGCATCGCGGCGAACCTCGGCGCCCCGGTGCTCCTCGTGCTCGGCGGCCGGTCGCAGCAGGGACAGCAGGAGCAGCTGGGGAGCTCCCTCGCGCGGACGCCGGGGGAGATGGGGCAGATCGCCGATCTGGCGCTCACCGAGCTGACGCACGGACGTGCGGAGCTGTTCGCCGTCGTGGCCAACCGCGCCGACCCCGACACCCTCGCCGAGACCGTCTCCGCGATCGACGCGTCGGTGCGCGCCTCGGTCGGGCACGCGGTGCCCGTGTGGACGCTTCCCGAAGACCTGTTCCTCGTCGCGCCGTCGATGCGCGGCATCCTGCGCTCGGTCGACGGCCGCCAGATCAAGGGCGACCCGGAGCTGCTCACCCGCGAGGCGCTCGGCGTGGTCGTGGCCGGCATGTCGATGGTCAACGTGCTGCCGCGCCTCACCGAGGGCGCCGTCGTGGTCATCCCCGCCGACCGCACCGAGGTGCTGCTCGCGACGCTGCTGGCCAACTCCTCCGGCACGTTCCCGTCGATCAGCGGCATCGTACTGAACGGTCCCTTCCCGCTGCCGGAGTCCATCGACCGGCTCATCGACGGCCTCGGCTCGACCGTCCCGATCATCCAGACCGATCTGGGCACGTACGAGACCGCGGTGCGCATCATGAGCACGCGCGGGCGCCTCGCCGCCGACTCGCAGCGTCGCTACGACACCGCGCTGTCGCTGTTCGAGCAGCATGTCGACACGGATGAACTCCGCAGGGCGCTGGGGCTCGCGCGGGCGACCGTCGTCACCCCGCTGATGTTCGAGTACGGCCTCATCGAGCGCTCGCGCGCCTCGCGCCGCCGCATCGTGCTGCCCGAGGGCGACGACGACCGGATCCTCCGCGCCGCGGCCACCGTGCTCGCCCGCGGCATCGCCGACCTCACGATCCTCGGCGAGGAGATCGAGGTGCGCGCCCGCGCCATCGAGCTGGGCATCGACATCCGCGGAGCCCAGGTGCTCTCGCCGTTCGACGCCGTGCACGTGCAGAAGTTCGCCGAGGAGTACGCGCGCCTCCGCGCCCACAAGGGGGTGACGATCGCGCAGGCGGCCGACACCATCACCGACGTGTCGTACTTCGGCACGATGATGGTGCACCTGGGCCTCGCCGACGGCATGGTCTCGGGTGCCGCGCACACCACCGCCCACACGATCCGTCCCGCGTTCGAGGTGATCAAGACGAAGCCAGGGGTGTCGGTGGTGTCCTCCGTCTTCCTCATGGCGCTCGCCGACCGCGTGCTCGTCTACGGCGACTGCGCGGTCATCCCCGATCCGACGAGCGAGCAGCTGGCCGATATCGCCGTCTCCTCCGCCGCGACCGCGACGCAGTTCGGCATCGACCCGCGCGTGGCGATGCTCTCGTACTCCACGGGCGAGTCGGGCTCGGGCGCCGACGTCGAGAAGGTGCGGGCGGCCACGCTGCTGGTGCGCGAGCGCGCGCCGGAGCTCCCCGTCGAGGGGCCGATCCAGTACGACGCGGCCGCGGATGCGGCCGTCGCCGCCGCCAAGATGCCGGAATCGGATGTCGCGGGCCGGGCGACGGTGTTCATCTTCCCCGACCTCAACACGGGCAACAACACCTACAAGGCCGTGCAGCGCTCGGCCGGTGCCGTGGCGATCGGACCGGTGCTGCAGGGCCTCAACAAGCCGATCAACGACCTGTCGCGCGGCGCGCTCGTCGACGACATCGTCAACACCATCGCGATCACCGCCATCCAGGCCCAAGGGGAGTGA